Proteins found in one Channa argus isolate prfri chromosome 7, Channa argus male v1.0, whole genome shotgun sequence genomic segment:
- the LOC137130590 gene encoding B-cell receptor CD22-like isoform X2, translating into MMMNALTLGWLVILALIKNFYSVSLHIPMTLRDLNPTATEGSCIDIKCDVTGPISDDNDAYWFWLKDAKWDESNADFIGTVIYSTNTALRPVSPDFADRVKYIGSLSSSWGTNYNSSPKPRCNILICNLKQSDSGEYSFRYKKGSHKWSTKPNVTLKVTENPCPITFENPPAVMESEQITLTCSTRDAPKEVSAEISSKNIREGHSVTLTCLAKGVPATNISWFKNDTMMKAMSTMAEWTITEIDASYSGEYRCKAQNKHGTLTSAPVTVDVTYAPEVEITTTSSEVTEGDKMTLTCSVKRSNPQLVTYTWQKNGANIVDGQTFVVDTMKPEDSGSYTCTANNAVGSGSSPELQIQVKYAPKDVTVQSQHGFEVKENKSLTLSCSARSYPQVKSITWMKTTDGKEKVLKENNDQYIIQSASPSDIGQYSCKAENDIGTGTSQKIQINVKYSTTEPILSMADELTENMTTTITCTVESFPPSQPDGYWPSNNKLQFTFNVTSAHDGLYTCSATNTEGPNTSKQRKLVVKCQ; encoded by the exons ATGATGATGAATGCTCTGACATTGGGGTGGTTGGTAATTCTGGCCCTGATAAAAA atttttattctgtttccctTCACATTCCCATGACACTGCGGGATCTTAATCCGACTGCTACAGAAGGGTCCTGCATTGATATCAAATGTGACGTCACAGGGCCCATTTCTGATGATAATGATGCATACTGGTTTTGGTTGAAGGACGCAAAATGGGATGAAAGCAATGCTGATTTTATTGGCACtgtcatttacagtacaaatactGCACTGCGTCCTGTCAGTCCAGACTTTGCAGACAGAGTGAAATATATTGGCTCTTTGTCTTCAAGTTGGGGAACTAATTATAATTCCTCACCAAAGCCTCGATGCAATATTTTGATCTGCAATCTGAAACAAAGTGATAGCGGAGAGTATTCTTTCAGATATAAAAAAGGAAGCCATAAATGGTCAACCAAACCAAATGTGACCCTCAAGGTTACAG AAAATCCGTGTCCAATCACTTTTGAGAACCCGCCTGCTGTGATGGAATCTGAACAGATAACACTCACATGCTCCACCCGAG ATGCTCCTAAGGAGGTATCAGCTGAGATAAGCTCTAAAAATATCAGGGAAGGACATTCAGTGACTCTCACTTGTTTGGCTAAAGGAGTTCCAGCCACAAACATTTCCTggtttaaaaatgacacaatgaTGAAAGCGATGTCCACAATGGCAGAGTGGACGATCACAGAAATTGATGCTTCATACAGTGGAGAATATCGCTGTAAAGctcaaaacaaacatggaacACTCACATCAGCACCAGTGACTGTTGATGTAACAT ATGCCCCTGAAGTTGAGATTACAACGACTTCATCTGAGGTTACAGAAGGAGATAAAATGACTTTAACATGTTCTGTAAAGAGAAGCAACCCACAACTTGTAACCTACACTTGGCAAAAAAATGGGGCAAATATAGTAGATGGGCAGACATTTGTTGTTGATACGATGAAGCCTGAGGACAGCGGTTCCTACACATGTACAGCAAATAACGCTGTGGGATCAGGATCATCACCGGAACTTCAAATCCAAGTTAAAT ATGCGCCCAAAGACGTGACGGTACAATCTCAACATGGTTTTGAGgtgaaagaaaacaagtcaTTGACACTGAGCTGCAGTGCTCGTTCCTACCCACAAGTGAAATCTATCACCTGGATGAAGACAACTGATGGGAAGGAAAAAgtcttaaaagaaaataatgaccAGTATATTATACAATCTGCCAGTCCCTCAGATATTGGACAGTACAGCTGTAAAGCTGAAAATGACATTGGAACAGGAACATCCCAGAAGATTCAGATTAACGTCAAGT ATTCTACCACTGAACCCATACTGTCTATGGCTGATGAGCTCACAGAAAATATGACCACCACCATCACATGCACCGTTGAAAGCTTCCCTCCATCTCAACCAGACGGTTACTGGCCAAGCAACAACAAACTCCAGTTCACATTTAATGTAACTTCAGCCCATGATGGATTGTACACCTGCAGTGCTACAAACACTGAAGGtccaaacacaagcaaacagagGAAGTTGGTGGTGAAATGTCAGTGA
- the LOC137130590 gene encoding B-cell receptor CD22-like isoform X1 — MMMNALTLGWLVILALIKNFYSVSLHIPMTLRDLNPTATEGSCIDIKCDVTGPISDDNDAYWFWLKDAKWDESNADFIGTVIYSTNTALRPVSPDFADRVKYIGSLSSSWGTNYNSSPKPRCNILICNLKQSDSGEYSFRYKKGSHKWSTKPNVTLKVTENPCPITFENPPAVMESEQITLTCSTRGSCTSEPQIEDLPLLSSSQSLNQHQSKTHTVSFTASWQDNGKVFSCKTADNTDDYLIRNISLTVEYAPKEVSAEISSKNIREGHSVTLTCLAKGVPATNISWFKNDTMMKAMSTMAEWTITEIDASYSGEYRCKAQNKHGTLTSAPVTVDVTYAPEVEITTTSSEVTEGDKMTLTCSVKRSNPQLVTYTWQKNGANIVDGQTFVVDTMKPEDSGSYTCTANNAVGSGSSPELQIQVKYAPKDVTVQSQHGFEVKENKSLTLSCSARSYPQVKSITWMKTTDGKEKVLKENNDQYIIQSASPSDIGQYSCKAENDIGTGTSQKIQINVKYSTTEPILSMADELTENMTTTITCTVESFPPSQPDGYWPSNNKLQFTFNVTSAHDGLYTCSATNTEGPNTSKQRKLVVKCQ; from the exons ATGATGATGAATGCTCTGACATTGGGGTGGTTGGTAATTCTGGCCCTGATAAAAA atttttattctgtttccctTCACATTCCCATGACACTGCGGGATCTTAATCCGACTGCTACAGAAGGGTCCTGCATTGATATCAAATGTGACGTCACAGGGCCCATTTCTGATGATAATGATGCATACTGGTTTTGGTTGAAGGACGCAAAATGGGATGAAAGCAATGCTGATTTTATTGGCACtgtcatttacagtacaaatactGCACTGCGTCCTGTCAGTCCAGACTTTGCAGACAGAGTGAAATATATTGGCTCTTTGTCTTCAAGTTGGGGAACTAATTATAATTCCTCACCAAAGCCTCGATGCAATATTTTGATCTGCAATCTGAAACAAAGTGATAGCGGAGAGTATTCTTTCAGATATAAAAAAGGAAGCCATAAATGGTCAACCAAACCAAATGTGACCCTCAAGGTTACAG AAAATCCGTGTCCAATCACTTTTGAGAACCCGCCTGCTGTGATGGAATCTGAACAGATAACACTCACATGCTCCACCCGAGGTTCATGTACTTCAGAACCACAAATTGAAGATTTGCCATTGTTATCCTCATCACAGAGCTTAAATCAACATCAGAGCAAAACTCATACAGTCAGCTTTACAGCCAGCTGGCAGGATAATGGGAAGGTGTTTTCGTGCAAAACAGCCGATAACACAGATGACTATTTAATTCGAAATATCAGCTTAACCGTAGAAT ATGCTCCTAAGGAGGTATCAGCTGAGATAAGCTCTAAAAATATCAGGGAAGGACATTCAGTGACTCTCACTTGTTTGGCTAAAGGAGTTCCAGCCACAAACATTTCCTggtttaaaaatgacacaatgaTGAAAGCGATGTCCACAATGGCAGAGTGGACGATCACAGAAATTGATGCTTCATACAGTGGAGAATATCGCTGTAAAGctcaaaacaaacatggaacACTCACATCAGCACCAGTGACTGTTGATGTAACAT ATGCCCCTGAAGTTGAGATTACAACGACTTCATCTGAGGTTACAGAAGGAGATAAAATGACTTTAACATGTTCTGTAAAGAGAAGCAACCCACAACTTGTAACCTACACTTGGCAAAAAAATGGGGCAAATATAGTAGATGGGCAGACATTTGTTGTTGATACGATGAAGCCTGAGGACAGCGGTTCCTACACATGTACAGCAAATAACGCTGTGGGATCAGGATCATCACCGGAACTTCAAATCCAAGTTAAAT ATGCGCCCAAAGACGTGACGGTACAATCTCAACATGGTTTTGAGgtgaaagaaaacaagtcaTTGACACTGAGCTGCAGTGCTCGTTCCTACCCACAAGTGAAATCTATCACCTGGATGAAGACAACTGATGGGAAGGAAAAAgtcttaaaagaaaataatgaccAGTATATTATACAATCTGCCAGTCCCTCAGATATTGGACAGTACAGCTGTAAAGCTGAAAATGACATTGGAACAGGAACATCCCAGAAGATTCAGATTAACGTCAAGT ATTCTACCACTGAACCCATACTGTCTATGGCTGATGAGCTCACAGAAAATATGACCACCACCATCACATGCACCGTTGAAAGCTTCCCTCCATCTCAACCAGACGGTTACTGGCCAAGCAACAACAAACTCCAGTTCACATTTAATGTAACTTCAGCCCATGATGGATTGTACACCTGCAGTGCTACAAACACTGAAGGtccaaacacaagcaaacagagGAAGTTGGTGGTGAAATGTCAGTGA